The sequence below is a genomic window from Uranotaenia lowii strain MFRU-FL chromosome 2, ASM2978415v1, whole genome shotgun sequence.
aaattatatgtaaaattacgtcaggaacttgaaaacagtgatcagtgaatatagacgcccctttcgccgacccttgacacttaacatgctacctggagtcaattgctcatagtttataaccctcatctgaacattttcctctcaatccgatgcaagatcacgacaatatcgcgaaaacagtgagcaactaacatggatggccttttttttaccacgattcaaaacttgaacacctgaaatcaattatcttttctgttaaactcccatgtgccaattttcattacaattctatgctcaatcaagagaatatcgtaaaaacagtgaacagataataaccccttttgccgacccctgagtcaagatatgaaacctgaaagcaaaacagcGTCCCTcgaaactcctatgcggaaattttcatctcaatccaatgtagaataacgtcaaaatcacaaaaacattaaagttgggtatggacgactccttcagccgacttctgatccgcaattcgaaacttgaaatcgattgctcgtctttcaaaacactcatgtgcaaattttcatcacaatccagtgtataataacaccaatatcgcaaaaacattaatcagtgaatatggacgacccctttggccaacccctgaccctaaatttgataactgtaatcgattgttcgtctctcaaaacacccatgtgcaaattttcatcacaatccgatgtaaaataaagccaatatcgcataaacataaatcagtggatatggacgaccccttttgccgacctctatccctaaatttgacaactgtaatcgattgctcgtctctcaaaacactcatgtgcaaattttcatcacaatccggtgtataataacgccaatatcgcaaaaatattaatcagttgatatggacgacccctttggccaacccctgaccctaaatttgataactgtaatcgattcctcgtctctcaaaacactcatgtgcaaattttcatcacaatccgacggaaaataacgtcaataacgtgaaaacaatatttgtcttgtatggacgacccccttcagaaggggtcgtccaaaaatctaaaaacatttttcatcattcctggtcctaatgagcatccctgccaaatttcagatctctagctcttaaggcggctgagtctatagaggacaaacaaacaaacaaacaaacaaacaaacatacagataattgctttttatatatatagatgaaagctgatttaaaaaaaaaatcaatagaataAGCTATCTCATTTTAGCAAGACTTGTTTGCTAATTCAATCTATCATATATTAATGAGAAAACTTATTGTGCATCGATTTTAAATGAACATCTATTGGAAATTATTGTTGACGTTTTTCGGTTATTTTGTATGGTAGTCCCTCTTAAAAAAGGGAAAACGAAAGAAATCTTCTTATTACCTTAAAACTTTGAATTGTAggtaccaaatttgataaaatagtttgaaaattgttcgagttctGTCACATTTTATATGAgcattttatatgaaaaacaatacattgatgatgtcaattgaatttattgtttttcaatgcaaaaagacatacccctgttaaatagtaaaaaaataccCAAAATACTCCACACTCCCTGATACCGAATCCTGATTAAGAAGTTATAGACacgattttattcaatttttctgtAATCGTCTTTAACAAGTTACTGTggtattttggaaaaagtttcaataaaaagtaaaactacaagatttttcgaaaaaaagttccTTTTTCACGTTAAATTGGTCTATATTTAGGGGGTATAACTGGGTATTGATACACTTAATCGgacaaaacgaattttttttctctaaattggTTTTAAGCACTTACAAAACTAtggatttgaagattttaaatattttcacgtagtatcaacaccattttttcgatatttttaacagttctgaaaaaattctagagaacccaaaatttttacaattcttttacaaatctttttatttttaaagtcacaatttccaaatattttggtGTGTTTTTGAGGTGAAATGATATATGTtccaaaaattgaagaagttacaGGTACTCGTTATAATTTCTCAACAGCAATGATGTTTTGTTAAAGTGTTTGCAGATCTTATCCACTTACCCACACtcccaaacaatttttttttgcttggatACAGAGGTGACCTTGGTCCTAAAGTACTAGGACGTAGCCGGTggcgttattgatgttcaaaaagCATGCATTAATTTTGTATATTAAGAATGAGCTTCTAATCCCAAGAACTCTTgacccttgtacaaaattggtagcctcggtcaatcactgAGAAGCAACCATGGAGGaagatcatggaattcgaaattattcaattcagattaagaaaaagcaacgaaaatttaaatatagaCTTCAGTGTATCAATATCTATGTATATCAATATTCCGTTCAATttatgaaacatttaaaaatagtttcgagttcaatgatttatggtggatgtgagtagtcgatcaagctaagctaatttaACTGacattcatatttttgtttcgttACAAGGTgtataaattcataaattttgtacagatcGGTTAAAGCAAGAACGATATAGctatttccaaacaaaattgttagagtGTCTAGAGTTTTATTTTATCTGGGCTTTCAGGGAGCTTCCATAAAAACTAGTTAAGCAAAGTAAAAGACTCCATCATTCTTTCGGGGTCCAAGATGTTTTTTTGATAccattgaaaaaagttacaagttaCCAAACTTCCAATATTGTTCAATTGGTACTCTAAATAGACCAGATACGGATTAAATAAAGTCtataaattaatcaaattcCTATAGTTGCCAGAGCCCTCGGAATCCCGTCCAGGATAGTGACCACCTATTCATCGGCACACGACACTCAAGCGTCCCTGACGGTAGATTATTTCGTGGACAAAAACGGAAAAGTAATGGAGGAAATGAACTCCGATTCCATTTGGAACTATCACGTCTGGAACGAAGTGTGGATGCAGCGACCGGACCTGGGTGTTGGGTCCGATGGCGATTATGGCGGTTGGCAAGCAATCGATGCCACACCTCAGGAAATGTCTGATGGCATGTTCCGATGTGGGCCAGCTTCCGTGCTGGCCGTAAAACTTGGCGAAATCGCTAGACCGTACGACAATAACTTCTTGTTTGCGGAAGTGAACGCTGACAAGGTTTTCTGGAGATATACAGGGCCAGCACATCCGTTGAAACTCATTCGGAAGGATATTTACGGTATTGGACACTTCATTAGCACGAAAGCGATCGGAAAATGGGAACGAGAAGATATTACCAGTAGCTACAAGTTTGCCGAGAAGAGCAAAGAAGAGCGGGACACAATGCTCAAGGCTTTGAAGCAAGCCAACAGCGCCTTCAGTCGATATTATTTGAACGAAGACTTCAACGAAGTCTACTTTAACTTCGAACTCAGGGATGACATCAAAATTGGAGAGTCATTTTCAGTGGTAGGTTTTAGAGTTTGTTCACACAAAAAATATCGAACTATTCAAAACTATTTCGGTGTtctttcagattcttcaaattaaaaatcgttcaTCAGAAAACACCCACGTTATTGCTGGTTCACTGAATGTGGAAACAGTCATGTATACTGGGAGAAACCGTGACTCGGTAAAAGTGCTACCATTCACCATAAGCTTAGAACCATCATCGGAGGAATTCGTTCGAATGGACGTCTCCTTCGAAGAGTATTACAAGAAGCTAAGGGACCAAGCTGCCTTCAACATCTCCTGTCTGGCCACCGTGGAAGATACGGAGTACGAATTTTTCGCACAGGACGACTTCCGGGTCCGAAAACCCGATATCAAAATCAAACTTGCCGATACTCCGGTCCAACGGGATCCAGTTGAAGTTACCATTTCCCTGCTTAATCCACTGCCCATCCCGCTTCGTAAGGGAATCTTCCACATTGAGGGATCCGGTATTGAAAAACCGTTAATATTCAAGGTTGGTAGTAGTCTGATTCGTTTTTGtcccaaataaatattttttaaactttttaagcaCTCGGATATCGATGTGGAGGAAACGGTGAGCAACACCTTCACGCTGACGCCGCAGTTTGTGGGGCGTGCCTCTATTGCTGCCAAATTTACCTCCAAAGAGTTGGACGATGTCGACGGTTTTCTGGCATACGAGATCGACCCTCGGCCGGAGGATATTATAATGGAAACTCATGATAATGAAATTATAGAAAGGACAGATGTTATCGATTGATATGCTTGAACGTGGTACGCGAAACCTTACCGTAAGGTTCGgaagtttttaataattgaaaattatacatGTATGATTAATAATTTGTTAATGTGACTATGTATATTGTGTtgatataaataatttatttgtataaaagaatttcagtctgattttttttgaacatttgtcaatttgtaataaaatttgaaagcccTAAGAGTGTTTGAAAGCTTCGATCAAGCATTTTGATTCTATTTACTTCTGGACAAGATAACAATATTGTGAATGTATATACCTATGATTTTATAACTTATAGTTAGAACAAATGAcgtaaaatttccatacaaactggCTTTGAGGCTTTTGGAGCTACCCTTCAGAGTTAATTAAATGAGCTGACATTTGGGGCTTTCTGGCATTTCAAGGAACGATTGCAGCCCCCAAGGATTTATTCCGAAATAAAGGCCTATTTTTGCCTATTGTTCGAGTCCCTGAGAGTGGTAGGGGgctcaaaaaataaatgttaggggattttttttattatctgacaatttgcgccgggggtctttcGATCTTtccctaaatttaaaattttattcatttttacgactaaaaacacatgtattttttcagatgtcTATCATTCTTATTTTTCGTCAATTAGATtcggatagttttttttttgtaaataaaataaaaccaaatttcaatgctacataactctgttattttccAACGAAAATCTTAgaacatcaaaacgcattgaattttttccagcttttcacgtaaaatatttcaaaacttttaactcACGACCTTTAACATGATTAATAGTGAATAAGCTTTAAATGGTGTATGTCCACATCACCGAATAATCTGCAacaataccattgtatagcccaatttatgatgcaactttcatctgaagacatcaaagtgggcCAACAActccttttaaaaaaaacgagcacacacacataggatctcagtgaaatttcatgtttctttgaagagatctccTTTTCCTTAACTCTATGCGTACAACTTTCGAAGTTATGATGGCTAGTAtctaacaaatgctaaaaccactagaccacagaaagtgtactatgtatgccatgaacAAGGCTCAGCTCACAGTgtctattatttgtctgtttcATAACACAGCCCAGCATTACACTTCGAAACAATAAAGCTCAGCCCACGGTGGCTTTTATTTATCTGTtgcattacacaacacagcattacacatcgtaaaaACAAAGCACTGCCCACaatggctattatttgtctgttccATTACACAACACAATGTTACATATCGTAGCATCCAAACTGCAACACATTGACATGTtatataatgaaaaataaaaccccTTTGATCGTAATACCTTCGTTTGACTTTCTAACTTATCAGGGAGGTACCAGTGGTTTATTGAGTGCCAGTGCTTAGTTCTTTAGGGGTATTACGGTCTCGCCAACTCCTTCCCAATTCATTTACCTAGCTTTCCCTCAAGGTGAAAAGTTTTGCACTCGAAAAGGCCTGTGATGTCTCACAAGCTACGCAAAATTGTTCACCTGTTGTCGGAGTTCGTTAAAACAGCAGTAGTTACTTAACCAGGAGCGGCGATCGGTGTTACACCACCTCCTTTCCACAAACCATTCACATTTAT
It includes:
- the LOC129742515 gene encoding annulin-like isoform X1 encodes the protein MGNQISDCCGKSTSCADLQKCCGSLCASKDKSGEERGRLMGPLNPLAKPVLELKRWDEVDSPSADVLAVKWVDLCLEENGKLHHTKRFELMNRDGNSGPLPRLVVRRGQEFRLRIHCDRPYDRSRDAMSLIFSADEEERPSHGHGTLVGVALQQYRYAIEDPNEWGAAIDFVSGDLLEILVKPAVTAPVTRWKLDFDTKLLSEGFGKSYSLPQPFYLLFNPWCEHDQVYIEDKASRDEYVKADTTLIWRGSYNRLRPTVWKFGQFEKHVLDCSLLLVSKIGRVSAAHRGDPVRVCRAISAAVNSPDDDGALLGNWSNDYSGGTAPTKWVGSVEIMQQFYKKQKPVKFGQCWVFAGVVSTIARALGIPSRIVTTYSSAHDTQASLTVDYFVDKNGKVMEEMNSDSIWNYHVWNEVWMQRPDLGVGSDGDYGGWQAIDATPQEMSDGMFRCGPASVLAVKLGEIARPYDNNFLFAEVNADKVFWRYTGPAHPLKLIRKDIYGIGHFISTKAIGKWEREDITSSYKFAEKSKEERDTMLKALKQANSAFSRYYLNEDFNEVYFNFELRDDIKIGESFSVILQIKNRSSENTHVIAGSLNVETVMYTGRNRDSVKVLPFTISLEPSSEEFVRMDVSFEEYYKKLRDQAAFNISCLATVEDTEYEFFAQDDFRVRKPDIKIKLADTPVQRDPVEVTISLLNPLPIPLRKGIFHIEGSGIEKPLIFKHSDIDVEETVSNTFTLTPQFVGRASIAAKFTSKELDDVDGFLAYEIDPRPEDIIMETHDNEIIERTDVID
- the LOC129742515 gene encoding annulin-like isoform X2, whose product is MSYIYDYMEKLLPVSWRRKRIRRPMVHWSPPENSPSADVLAVKWVDLCLEENGKLHHTKRFELMNRDGNSGPLPRLVVRRGQEFRLRIHCDRPYDRSRDAMSLIFSADEEERPSHGHGTLVGVALQQYRYAIEDPNEWGAAIDFVSGDLLEILVKPAVTAPVTRWKLDFDTKLLSEGFGKSYSLPQPFYLLFNPWCEHDQVYIEDKASRDEYVKADTTLIWRGSYNRLRPTVWKFGQFEKHVLDCSLLLVSKIGRVSAAHRGDPVRVCRAISAAVNSPDDDGALLGNWSNDYSGGTAPTKWVGSVEIMQQFYKKQKPVKFGQCWVFAGVVSTIARALGIPSRIVTTYSSAHDTQASLTVDYFVDKNGKVMEEMNSDSIWNYHVWNEVWMQRPDLGVGSDGDYGGWQAIDATPQEMSDGMFRCGPASVLAVKLGEIARPYDNNFLFAEVNADKVFWRYTGPAHPLKLIRKDIYGIGHFISTKAIGKWEREDITSSYKFAEKSKEERDTMLKALKQANSAFSRYYLNEDFNEVYFNFELRDDIKIGESFSVILQIKNRSSENTHVIAGSLNVETVMYTGRNRDSVKVLPFTISLEPSSEEFVRMDVSFEEYYKKLRDQAAFNISCLATVEDTEYEFFAQDDFRVRKPDIKIKLADTPVQRDPVEVTISLLNPLPIPLRKGIFHIEGSGIEKPLIFKHSDIDVEETVSNTFTLTPQFVGRASIAAKFTSKELDDVDGFLAYEIDPRPEDIIMETHDNEIIERTDVID